ttttttcaatttagagggctctaatatcaccattaacctaaaattggagattgacgccaatttcatttctgatcaaatcgaccgatttgatcagtccggtctggataccgcttaaggacgcagctatcaGGTattaagtagctaacacactatcgcaccgcaccaaggtcattgtgggacgcacccataagcgatatctctttctccctcttacttatgggtgcgtcccacaatgaccttggtgcggtgcgatagtgtgttagctactttagtGAGCTCGAAAAAGATATATTTTGACCACACCAAGTTCCCGGTCCTTAAGCCTGTCTGTGATGGCTTTTACAGTAAAGTCCCGTAAAGTTTGATGTGTGTCCAGATgccctaccgcgaaaaacgaacATTTTAGGCATATAACATAGAGAGGCATATAATGTTTTTCTTTGTTGGTAGACTAGTAGGCCCTCTGGATGTGGAATTTAATGTGGCAGATTGACCTTGTTCACATTTTGGGGCTTTGCCTCACCATGGCCTCACcctttgcctgaaataaaacatCAATAGACATTAAAGCTTCTTTACATTCGCGGCTCGTGGCTTGGCTCGTGGCTCGTCTCGCGTTCGCCTCGAGCTCataagctcgtcgagctaatgattacactctcgcctcgtggctcgtcaagctaatcgattttaaacaCAAACGGAACGGTATAAGGTTTGTAACCGAATGTCAACCGAACGCGAATGTAAACAGCAAGCACGTGTCCCGCACGAGACCATCGCGAGCCCCTTTGACTCGTGCCCAAAAAAGAGCCAGGCGagcgcgagccgagccgcgagacgaGCCACGAGCCCATCGCTTACACTCGTATCTcatggctcggctcgcggctcggctcgtgGCTCGCACGCGAATGTAAACGCTGGTTAGACTAGCTGACAagtgacaaattttcatttgccattgtcagtgtcaaacttaAATTTCGGTGCGTGCAATGAAGCATGCGTGTTCCGTGCATGTGTTTTACAAAGTGTTTGAATAGAATGTGCTATCTGCATTGATCGACACATGCGCAcctaagttttatttaattatcagGCCTAAACGAGAATCAAAATGGAAGAAAATACACCTACTGTTAGTTTGGTCTCCTGTATGCATTTTGTGCGCCGCGGGGTAGCCAAAGAAGTTCCTGAAAAGGTAATTATGCTGCTTTTTGGCAACCGCGTCTTCTGTGGATCTACCCGCCGAAAGTAAACGAAATATCCAAATACGTATTATTATTAGTGTACAATCAATGAACTTTAACACATTAACTGCCAGACAGAAACAAGGCGGGTTGGCAAGGCCACCTAATGATCAACACGTTAGTGTACGCCAGGAGAGGAGCCCACATGGTGGGCGCCAGGGCTGTGCCTAATTTCATAATCAAACGTCCTGTTACTATTTTGTTAGTTCAAACTGGTCTCGACACTATGTGACTCATTCACAAAGCAATTCTAATGTTAGcttcatcatctcagccataagtgtccactgctgaacataggcctcccacTTAAATGTTAGcttaaatacagtgaaacctcgATAACACGAATCTAAAGGAAAACTCTACAAAGTTCATATAAACGAGTTTTCGACTTATAGAGTGTATCAACTTAGAGAGGTTCAAGTTTTTATTGAGGTAAAATGAATGAATCATATGTATGAGAGAGGTaataatacatattacatacatacacatgaCAAATCATTTTATTCAAGTTACAGAGGTTTGTTGACAAATAATTTTTGAGATAGAggtgataaaaaaatacatcaaTTTTTTCAAATAATAGATTTCAGTTTTCGAGTTACAAAGGTAAAATTTGTACTGGATAGCCGTAAAGGGAATCATTGGTTACTTTGTCTTAATGAGGTTAAATAATTTGAGTTATGTAGGTTTTGCGGCTCTGAAGGGAAGGGAATAGCTTTAGGTTCCACGgtaacataataattattaatgtaaCCTAACATAGCTATTGGAAGCAGCTCCAAATGGTTTTTAGGTTGtaaaacatacatacacaatcCCAAATAGATATCGTAATTTACAACATATAAAACATTGTctaaataatattatgctggtatcaacCTTCAAGCTGTGCACCAGCTAGATGGGCTCTTTCGCATAGCCTGTTGTTATCTAATGCTACCTATAGCAACAACCCTAGTGGGTTGTCTGACATCTGAGCAAAAGTTATTAGCACCCACTAGACAGGttcctggcagtgaatgtgttaaataggTGGTAATAAAATACTTGTTGCTTTCATTACTGTGTTTTGAAAGTACATGTATTGTTTTATGTTTTGTAGATCGAGCTGACAGAAAAAGAGcttgagaaaattataaaacaaactgCAGATGAGTTGCGGTAAGGTCCTCATATGCATTAATTCCTTAATCATGTAATGCTGAAatgttgatttatttaacactctaatggcgttattcataaacgcattaCTGGCCTGAAATAGCTATAAattgtttgtctttatctgtcattttgacttatgtatttgtaagaaaggaatataacatacctaatttaactaaatcaggctcAGAAAATTATACGAATAAGGGGGTAATAATCTAATATTATAATGATTCCATAAATGATTGTTGATGTAAAAACTGCTAGCTTATATCCAATTTTATCTACTGGGTATATTAActaaatataaatgaaatagTTTGACAGAGAGAGGAGAAGATGTATCGGACGATGAGGCTGAGGCAGGTCCCAGCTCTGCCCGACTTCCTCCCGAGAATCCCAATGATGAGTTTGATTTTGAAAAGTATGATGAAGAAGATTCAAGTAAGTGATGCTTCTGTCTATACAATACACATCAAATTATGTTattataaatttgtagtaaTGATTTAGTCAGAATGTTTAAGTGCAATTTTCGTTTTCCAGCTAACCCAGTGGGCATAGGAACTGTAGCAACTTTACCCAACTTGGGAGATTTGGGTGACAATGTCCAGATTAGGGTAAGCAATAAAGATTACATATTACAACCTAATAGCACTTGACTTATTCTATGTATCAAAATCGGGATTTCCAAGTATATTGTGTTTGAGATGATTAGGTAGGTGGGTAAAACTTTAtcaatatttaactttttaatggAAAAGGGGATGCTGTTTTGCATTGCTAACAGAAATTGTTTATGGaatttatcttatacctttaaatgagcaattcttgtatataaatATCATGTAAAAAttgataattatataaaaaaagtatgttttttagtcttttctactttattcatttttttggttagaaagtgcattgtttttgttctaaaactagattcctcacccttaatttatccgaaaatgatatatcacatgccctaataggtatagttttagagatgtgttgctccaagtgaagcgcggcagtgtcgaacttcccccctccccctcacTAAATGAGCGGTGGCTCTCGATGGCTCCCGGTCTgaatctgctcaagaccagctaagaatcaactgtgccaagtttcagcgcatagtcacaaagtgcaaggttgCCATACAATGGCGTGCACTACCAACGATCTAAAACTATACATGTTAGAAATGCCACACTCGTTTGATACGTCTAATCATATGTTCATAAACTGCTTTGCTAACGCTAAATTACATGCTTACTTCAAAAAATGCATATTTGTCAACTTTTAGGCTTAGCTATGTTATGAAAAACATTGCACATAATATCTCTCTAAAACTCCCTCCAACCCGTGATGATTCGTGATAATATTGGTCAGTCcattgttaaaatatataattacagACAGACGGGCCGGATAGCGACGAGGAGGACGACATCATCAAGCCCAGCGACAATCTGCTGCTCGTCGGCCACGTGGAGAGCGACGCCAGTGTTCTAGAAGTCTACAGTCAGTTTATCTTATGCCTTTAAACACTACTTAACTCACTTCACCCACACACAGTAACTTATCACCTCATTCTAATGAACCTACCAAGCTATTTGGATACGCGAAAAAATTAAACCTAAATCAAAAAGTGAATGAGGCTGAGTTGtactaataaattaataatcgtCGTGTATTTTCTATGTTAAACTAGACTTAGTATTTTTGTAAGAATTTATTATTGACTTGTATGTGTAATATAATTTAGAATTTATCACGCGGAAAACGTTACAAATATTATACTTCTTGTAGTTTTCAACAAAGAAGAAGATTCCTTTTACGTTCACCATGACATCGTTCTGCCGTGGTTCCCGCTGTGCATCGAGTGGCTGAGTCACGACCCTTCAGACACCAAACCAGGTAAAGTATAGCACAAAGCACATTTTGATTGTCCTATTATATTGTTTGTTTGCGCGCACTAATGTTTAGTAACGTGAGATTTGTGAGCAGGTAATCTTTGCGCCTTGGGTGGCATGGACCCCGTCATCCAGGTGTGGGACCTGGACATCGAGAACTGCCTCGAGCCAGCCTTCAAACTCGGCCGGAAACCCAACAAAAAGAAGAAGACCAAGAGAGTTGGCCATAAAAACGCTGTCTTGGACATGTCTTGGAACAGAAATTTTACGTGAGTCTTCTACGAATTCACCTGTCAATTGGATTGGCTATGGCCTTGTTGAATTCCCCACAATAATCATCGTATCATCGAGAGCGCCATCTACGATTAGCTTTTACCGGTCTTTCCCATTGAGTTATTCTCACCTATTATCAACAATTTGTTATCCCTGGTTACTGGGAATAAGCATTCCTAGGTGTTATCAACAAACaccaaaataattttaattcagGCCGaagtgtataaataaatacaggaaGGACACTTTACTATCACATAAATACAAGTAATACTCGTTTTTTACTCTTTACTtcaaatgtatgtatgtttttaaGTGAATAGGGATGTGTTATTAGAGGCACCTGAAAATTATTAGTAAAACGTATGGcagcagttattttttgacacaatttctatttaataaatcggatagaattATAAATAGTAGGTATCTTGACCTGTGACGTCACTTGTTCtgcttttaaatatttcatataaattccatcgTTGCTAATTGTTTCactattagaaaaaaggtactgaatttactagtgattcAAATACCCCATTTTAAGAAGTACCTAAGTTTATTTAGAgaaaatttggagtatttttgTTTACCTACTGCAACAACTTTGGTTTCAACATTATTGACAAACAAAAAAACCTAATCACGGCGCGAAATAAAATAGTAAACATTTACCTAGGAGTTGTTTCAGTAATCAAATGTTATATTATTTGGTGTTTCAGACATGTTTTGGCTAGTGGGTCTGCTGACAACACGGTGCTGTTGTGGGACTTGGACCAGGGAACCCCCCACACGAAGCTGGACTATTTTCAGGACAAAGTGAGCAAATGCTGTGCATTGAAACTCCAGTGACGTCGCCGTAATAAATTGATTTCCATCACTCGGTTTTTGTCGACGTCACTCTTTTGACATGTTTTCAAAACGCCTGAAATGATTAACGTGTGGCGTGTCATCTGCATAATTTCATTGTCAGCTGTTGATTTATGTCAATGTGGCAGATGACACTTCCTTTTCGATACTAACATTGCTTTCCActgccaaagacatatgtaacttcgtataagatgaataaagtctaaggaaaaaaagtgcctcggaaatcaagaaaaagtcattctcgaatagatggtgcacacacctttagcctatgctcggctagatggcacgacgacaccgtttcatatttaacaattttaatacatcagtgaatgaacatgggtcaaaatgatacaaaataataaaatcatttatccatatatataattttttttgataattttatacgttttcattttgagtttgag
Above is a window of Cydia splendana chromosome Z, ilCydSple1.2, whole genome shotgun sequence DNA encoding:
- the LOC134804814 gene encoding periodic tryptophan protein 1 homolog, which encodes MEENTPTVSLVSCMHFVRRGVAKEVPEKIELTEKELEKIIKQTADELRLTERGEDVSDDEAEAGPSSARLPPENPNDEFDFEKYDEEDSTNPVGIGTVATLPNLGDLGDNVQIRTDGPDSDEEDDIIKPSDNLLLVGHVESDASVLEVYIFNKEEDSFYVHHDIVLPWFPLCIEWLSHDPSDTKPGNLCALGGMDPVIQVWDLDIENCLEPAFKLGRKPNKKKKTKRVGHKNAVLDMSWNRNFTHVLASGSADNTVLLWDLDQGTPHTKLDYFQDKVQSVCFHLHEPQTLLSGSCDGAARVSDCRDAAAHRAWRLGPEIERVAWDPHNPYCFAMSNNEGRVAYVDVRHDQPVWELAAHDKEVTGLILSEIPGLMVTVSTDGKLKTWDIQRSPPAQVSERASRVGQALCAAACPEAPFSLALGGDNKECFIEMLDLTANEQVSSLFEPRAAAAAPTAGASAMET